The following proteins are encoded in a genomic region of Paracoccus sp. MBLB3053:
- a CDS encoding ABC transporter ATP-binding protein: MPNDLLRVRGLCIDAPGADGAIRIAHDIDLDLQRGEVLALIGESGAGKSTIGIAALGAGRGGAYFAAGSVLLDGEDVMAGGAARLRAIRGRRVAYVAQSAASAFNPAHRLIDQVTETVISRGLMDRAAARARAIELFRKLGLPSPETFGNKFPHQASGGQLQRAMTAMAICAGPELIVFDEPTTALDVTTQIEVLLSIRQAIRDEGMAAIYISHDLALVAQIADRIMVLRQGKIVETGPTRAIIEAPQQDYTRRLIAVASADLGHREPCPAMLEISHVSASYGRVPVLHNISLSVAKGRTLALVGESGSGKSTLGKVVAGLLQPDAGNVTLADRVLSPGLRKRSRQDLRDIQMVHQNPDLALNPRQTVGASIAQAVAKFQGLAKRDCAQEVARLLEQVNLDPALASRLPHALSGGQKQRICIARALAAKPRLIICDEVTSALDPLVAEGVQSLLRKLQDEAGVSYLFITHDFAAVRAMADEVAVMRDGLVIAHGPTEWVLNAPQDAYTEKLISSVPELRVGWLDEIVSARAEQRPA; this comes from the coding sequence ATGCCAAACGACCTGCTACGCGTTCGCGGTCTCTGTATCGATGCCCCGGGGGCCGATGGAGCGATCCGGATCGCCCATGATATCGACCTCGACCTGCAGCGCGGCGAGGTGCTTGCGCTGATCGGGGAATCCGGCGCCGGCAAGTCCACGATCGGCATTGCCGCATTGGGCGCGGGTCGCGGCGGGGCCTATTTCGCGGCCGGCAGCGTGCTGCTCGACGGCGAGGACGTCATGGCCGGGGGTGCCGCGCGGCTGCGCGCGATCCGGGGCCGCCGCGTGGCCTATGTCGCCCAATCCGCCGCCTCGGCCTTCAATCCGGCGCATCGTCTGATCGATCAGGTGACCGAAACCGTGATCAGCCGCGGGCTGATGGATCGGGCCGCTGCCCGCGCCCGAGCCATCGAACTGTTTCGCAAGCTGGGCCTGCCCTCGCCCGAAACATTCGGAAACAAGTTTCCCCATCAGGCTTCCGGCGGGCAATTGCAGCGCGCGATGACCGCAATGGCGATCTGCGCGGGCCCCGAACTGATCGTCTTCGACGAGCCGACCACCGCGCTGGATGTGACGACGCAGATCGAGGTGCTGCTGTCCATCCGGCAGGCCATCCGGGATGAAGGCATGGCCGCGATCTATATCTCGCATGACCTTGCCCTGGTCGCGCAGATCGCGGATCGCATCATGGTCCTGCGTCAGGGCAAGATCGTCGAAACCGGTCCGACTCGCGCCATCATCGAAGCGCCGCAACAGGATTACACGCGCCGCCTGATCGCAGTTGCAAGCGCCGATCTTGGTCATCGCGAGCCTTGCCCGGCCATGCTCGAGATCAGCCATGTCAGCGCAAGCTACGGCCGCGTGCCTGTGCTGCACAATATCAGCCTGAGCGTGGCGAAAGGGCGGACGCTGGCGCTGGTCGGTGAATCCGGTTCGGGCAAGTCCACGCTTGGAAAAGTGGTCGCGGGCCTGTTGCAACCCGACGCGGGCAACGTGACGCTGGCAGATCGGGTCCTGTCGCCCGGATTGAGAAAACGCTCACGGCAGGACCTGCGCGACATCCAGATGGTCCACCAGAACCCGGATCTGGCGTTGAACCCGCGCCAAACTGTCGGCGCCTCGATCGCGCAGGCGGTCGCCAAGTTCCAGGGTCTGGCGAAACGCGATTGCGCGCAGGAAGTGGCGAGGCTGCTTGAACAGGTCAATCTTGACCCTGCCCTTGCCTCGCGGCTGCCGCATGCGCTTTCGGGCGGGCAGAAGCAACGGATCTGCATTGCCCGTGCCCTGGCCGCGAAGCCGCGCCTGATCATCTGCGACGAAGTCACCAGCGCGCTTGATCCGTTGGTCGCCGAAGGCGTGCAGAGCCTGTTGCGCAAGCTGCAGGATGAAGCGGGCGTGTCCTATCTGTTCATCACCCATGATTTTGCCGCAGTTCGGGCCATGGCGGATGAGGTCGCCGTGATGCGTGACGGCTTGGTGATCGCTCATGGCCCGACAGAATGGGTGCTGAATGCCCCGCAGGATGCATACACGGAAAAATTGATCAGCTCGGTTCCGGAACTTCGGGTGGGCTGGTTGGACGAGATCGTTTCGGCGCGCGCCGAACAAAGACCTGCATGA
- a CDS encoding 2-hydroxyacid dehydrogenase, whose product MTNASKALLIAATGEDPEPYRQDLARRLPGLAIHAEGEDYDPATIAYALCWKPTPGLLASLPGLEAIFSMGAGIDHILADPELPAAPPIVRLMHDRTRDQIRDYVVHAVLHYYRQMDVAARQQAEKSWKFLQIRDKPKLKVGILGLGEMGSTAAQGLNALGFTVLGWSRSPKSIEGVTSYHGADGLAEMLPEVSYLVSLLPATAETVGVLNAGLFNALPRGAVVINLGRGDHLVAEDLLTALDSGQIGAATLDVFAPEPMPEDSPFWSHPAVRVTPHIGSDGNGPIIADAVGLNIERMSRGLAPEPIGDRSRGY is encoded by the coding sequence GTGACGAACGCATCAAAGGCCCTGCTGATCGCGGCAACCGGCGAAGACCCCGAGCCCTATCGTCAGGATCTGGCCCGCCGCCTGCCCGGCCTTGCGATCCATGCCGAGGGCGAGGATTACGACCCCGCGACGATCGCCTATGCCCTTTGCTGGAAGCCGACCCCTGGCCTGCTTGCGAGCTTGCCGGGGCTCGAGGCGATCTTTTCCATGGGGGCGGGGATCGACCATATCCTGGCCGATCCGGAACTGCCCGCGGCGCCGCCGATCGTGCGCCTGATGCATGACCGGACCCGCGACCAGATCCGCGACTATGTCGTTCACGCGGTTCTGCACTACTACCGTCAGATGGATGTCGCTGCCCGCCAGCAGGCAGAGAAGTCATGGAAGTTCCTTCAGATCCGCGACAAACCGAAGCTCAAGGTCGGTATCCTGGGGCTGGGCGAAATGGGCAGCACAGCCGCCCAGGGGCTGAATGCGCTTGGCTTCACGGTGCTTGGCTGGTCGAGAAGCCCGAAGTCGATCGAGGGCGTGACCAGTTACCATGGCGCGGACGGCCTGGCCGAGATGCTGCCCGAAGTCAGCTATCTCGTGTCGCTCTTGCCTGCGACTGCCGAAACGGTCGGGGTCCTGAATGCGGGCCTGTTCAACGCCCTGCCGCGCGGGGCCGTGGTCATCAATCTGGGCAGGGGTGACCATCTAGTCGCCGAGGACCTGCTGACGGCGCTTGATTCCGGGCAGATCGGTGCCGCGACGCTGGATGTGTTCGCCCCCGAGCCGATGCCCGAGGACAGCCCCTTCTGGAGCCATCCGGCCGTGCGCGTCACCCCCCATATCGGCAGCGACGGAAACGGGCCGATCATTGCGGATGCCGTCGGCCTGAACATCGAACGCATGTCGCGCGGTCTCGCGCCCGAACCGATCGGCGATCGCAGCCGTGGATATTGA
- a CDS encoding cupin domain-containing protein: MTNLIRIDHHPATDPELGSPRPERVIEGAPNSQSWDMEATPDGKVTCGVWEVAPGAWNVVKDAWELMTIISGRSELTEDGGETIELVPGVSVVMRAGFRGVWRVIEPTRKVWTIYEA, from the coding sequence ATGACCAATCTCATTCGCATCGACCATCACCCGGCGACCGACCCCGAGCTGGGCTCGCCCCGCCCCGAACGCGTCATCGAGGGGGCGCCGAATTCGCAGTCCTGGGACATGGAGGCAACGCCAGACGGCAAGGTCACCTGCGGTGTCTGGGAAGTCGCACCGGGGGCATGGAATGTCGTCAAGGACGCATGGGAGCTGATGACCATCATCTCGGGGCGTTCGGAACTGACCGAGGACGGTGGCGAGACGATCGAACTTGTCCCCGGCGTCAGCGTGGTCATGCGCGCGGGTTTCCGCGGCGTCTGGCGTGTGATCGAACCGACCCGCAAGGTCTGGACGATCTACGAGGCGTGA
- a CDS encoding YihY/virulence factor BrkB family protein, with product MAGRARSGPSPAGLRAGSPRDIPPPGWKQILLRVRREIAKDHVSVVSAGVAFYGLIALFPAIAALIGLSGFFLDPSDLAGELARLSASLPPDAASIIENQVVAVTGGSGTGSGLVAVSGLALAIYGAMKGVLTLIEGLNIAYDEEEKRGIFRLYLTALALTLAILLGFLATLALAIVLPSIVHLLPLASQFEWAVPAISWIVLGLSSMLGLALIYRFGPSREPARWGWISPGAVVATLVWIGGTVGFSVYVQNFGTYTESYGALGGVIILLTWLWLSAFVVLAGAELNAETELQTARDTTTGSPLPMGSRGATKADTPPPAFAEAGVPGAMPDAQSSSQPQPARVSPLLLLTGVLLWEVLRKRKRDAGGV from the coding sequence ATGGCAGGCAGAGCAAGGTCAGGTCCAAGCCCCGCCGGACTTCGCGCCGGATCGCCAAGGGACATCCCGCCACCGGGCTGGAAGCAGATCCTGCTCAGGGTCCGGCGCGAAATTGCGAAGGACCATGTCTCGGTGGTATCGGCTGGCGTTGCCTTTTACGGGCTGATTGCCCTTTTTCCGGCAATCGCTGCCCTGATTGGGCTCTCCGGCTTCTTTCTCGACCCGTCCGATCTCGCAGGCGAGCTTGCCCGACTGTCGGCAAGCCTTCCGCCGGACGCCGCGTCGATCATCGAAAATCAGGTTGTCGCGGTCACGGGGGGTAGTGGGACGGGAAGCGGGCTGGTCGCCGTCTCGGGGCTGGCCCTTGCGATCTATGGCGCGATGAAGGGGGTTCTCACTCTCATCGAAGGGCTGAACATTGCCTATGACGAGGAAGAAAAAAGGGGCATATTCCGCCTCTATCTGACCGCTCTGGCGCTTACGCTCGCGATCCTTCTCGGGTTTCTCGCCACGCTCGCCCTGGCCATCGTGCTGCCTTCTATCGTCCACCTCCTGCCGCTCGCCTCGCAGTTCGAATGGGCGGTGCCGGCGATCAGCTGGATCGTGCTTGGGCTTTCCTCGATGCTCGGACTTGCTCTGATCTATCGCTTCGGTCCTTCGCGTGAGCCCGCACGCTGGGGTTGGATCAGTCCGGGTGCGGTTGTGGCCACCCTGGTATGGATCGGCGGAACGGTCGGTTTTTCGGTCTATGTGCAGAATTTCGGAACCTATACCGAATCTTATGGGGCCCTTGGCGGCGTCATCATCCTGCTGACCTGGCTGTGGCTTTCGGCATTCGTCGTTCTTGCCGGGGCCGAGCTGAATGCCGAAACCGAGCTGCAGACCGCACGGGACACCACGACCGGTTCGCCCTTGCCCATGGGCAGCCGTGGCGCGACCAAGGCGGATACGCCTCCCCCGGCTTTCGCAGAGGCAGGCGTACCTGGTGCCATGCCTGACGCGCAATCTTCATCGCAACCGCAACCGGCGAGAGTGTCGCCGTTGCTTCTGCTCACAGGTGTGCTCCTGTGGGAGGTCCTGCGCAAGCGCAAGCGCGACGCTGGCGGCGTCTGA
- a CDS encoding DUF3141 domain-containing protein yields MANIFEIVETDHASMLDYLQRDAVASLQDGLVRLRSEIAAQSETAEVMSTAASRHAQRIVETHSQRGQRLIDAAQALVEGLTRFHAEHRLLDAMQEYGRDAAERAILTADTLRKRGDIFLDHEAAGCPPVLVYDYEVVMEGRDLPYPCNYTLLKILPPEGVTIDDENRPYIIIDPRAGHGPGIGGFKTDSQVGVALQAGHPVYFVSFRSRPEPDQYLAYVTRAEAAFVREVMRLHPAAQKPVITGNCQGGWAALLVAAANPDLTGPLVINGAPVSPWSGKVGQDPMRYNGGVLGGTWVAMFLSDLGGGLFDGANLVQNFETLNPGRTLFRKYTDLFRDIDNGDLTFLEFEKWWGGFFMLTEPEIHWIVEQLFVGNRLAKNEARLEPGRPVDLKAIRAPIIVFASHGDNITPPQQALNWIAETYADAQEIRIRGQRIVYMVHEQVGHLGIFVSSKVARREHAEMASTLQTIEALAPGLYEMQIEDIEEKGGKTVFTVSFAERRMEDIIALDDGWADERPFAAVARSSEVQAQLYDALARPFVKAAVSGTSAELSRAMHPKRMERAVVSSRNPLMQQVEAAAEKVRSDRHKAAPENPFLAAEALWVDGVEQMIDLWRDTRDMMQELTFFGIWGTPWARAFGRTHEARRTLKNTDELRALPEVAAALGNIGRGGFAEGVIRMLVLLAENRKGVRRDRLERSARVLTRDEPFRSLGAEDRARIIHEQTLIATYETDLAIATLPDLLTGRDQRAMALKVVRYVLGSTAEMSSETAQLLQRFHGVLDQPHVAGEVSEDPLDAGSAPTAGLAANDETAGALHVVLNEPDAPPLVAAGATGHMSEGSTCT; encoded by the coding sequence ATGGCAAATATATTCGAAATCGTCGAAACCGATCACGCGTCCATGCTCGACTATCTTCAGCGCGATGCCGTTGCCAGCCTGCAGGACGGTCTTGTGCGGCTGCGGTCCGAAATCGCGGCGCAGAGCGAAACGGCCGAGGTGATGTCGACCGCCGCCTCTCGCCATGCCCAGCGGATCGTCGAAACCCATTCGCAGCGCGGTCAGCGTCTGATCGACGCGGCCCAGGCCCTTGTCGAGGGGCTGACCAGATTTCATGCGGAACACAGGCTGCTTGACGCCATGCAGGAATACGGACGCGACGCGGCCGAACGCGCCATTCTGACGGCCGACACGCTGCGCAAGCGCGGAGACATCTTTCTGGACCATGAGGCGGCGGGTTGCCCACCGGTGCTCGTCTACGACTACGAAGTCGTGATGGAGGGGCGCGACCTTCCCTATCCGTGCAATTACACGCTTCTGAAGATCCTGCCCCCTGAGGGCGTCACCATCGATGACGAAAACCGGCCCTATATCATCATTGATCCCAGGGCGGGGCATGGTCCGGGCATCGGCGGGTTCAAGACCGACAGCCAGGTCGGCGTCGCGCTGCAAGCGGGTCATCCGGTCTATTTCGTGTCCTTCCGTTCCCGTCCGGAGCCGGATCAGTATCTGGCCTATGTCACCCGCGCCGAGGCGGCATTCGTACGCGAAGTGATGCGGCTTCATCCGGCGGCGCAAAAACCCGTCATCACGGGGAACTGCCAGGGGGGATGGGCAGCGTTGCTGGTTGCGGCAGCCAATCCGGATCTGACTGGGCCGCTGGTCATCAATGGCGCGCCGGTATCGCCCTGGTCGGGCAAGGTCGGGCAGGACCCGATGCGCTATAATGGCGGGGTTCTGGGCGGGACCTGGGTTGCCATGTTCCTGTCCGATCTTGGCGGCGGACTTTTCGATGGCGCGAATCTCGTGCAGAATTTCGAGACGCTGAACCCCGGCCGCACGCTGTTTCGCAAATATACCGACCTGTTTCGCGACATCGACAACGGCGACCTGACCTTTCTGGAGTTCGAGAAATGGTGGGGCGGGTTCTTCATGCTGACCGAGCCAGAGATCCACTGGATCGTCGAGCAGCTTTTCGTCGGCAACCGGCTCGCGAAGAACGAGGCACGGCTGGAGCCCGGCAGGCCCGTGGATCTCAAGGCGATCCGCGCGCCGATCATCGTCTTTGCCAGCCATGGCGACAATATCACGCCTCCGCAGCAAGCGCTCAACTGGATTGCGGAAACCTATGCGGATGCGCAGGAAATCCGCATTCGCGGCCAGCGCATCGTCTACATGGTGCATGAACAGGTGGGCCATCTGGGAATTTTCGTGTCCTCGAAGGTGGCGCGACGGGAACATGCCGAAATGGCCTCGACGCTGCAAACCATCGAGGCGCTGGCCCCTGGGCTCTATGAAATGCAGATCGAGGATATCGAGGAGAAAGGCGGCAAGACCGTCTTTACCGTCAGCTTCGCCGAACGCAGGATGGAGGATATCATCGCGCTTGATGACGGTTGGGCCGATGAAAGGCCTTTCGCGGCAGTGGCCCGCAGTTCGGAGGTGCAGGCCCAGCTTTACGACGCGCTTGCCCGGCCATTCGTCAAGGCCGCCGTTTCCGGAACGAGCGCCGAGCTGTCCCGTGCCATGCACCCCAAGAGGATGGAACGCGCGGTCGTCTCGTCCCGCAACCCGCTGATGCAGCAGGTCGAGGCCGCCGCCGAGAAGGTCAGGAGTGATCGTCACAAGGCCGCGCCGGAAAATCCCTTTCTCGCGGCCGAGGCCCTTTGGGTCGACGGGGTCGAACAGATGATCGACCTTTGGCGCGATACGCGCGACATGATGCAGGAACTGACCTTTTTCGGTATCTGGGGAACACCATGGGCGCGGGCTTTCGGCAGGACGCATGAGGCACGCCGGACGCTCAAGAACACCGATGAGCTGAGAGCTTTGCCCGAGGTCGCTGCCGCGCTTGGCAACATCGGCCGAGGCGGATTTGCCGAAGGGGTCATCCGGATGCTCGTGCTTCTGGCCGAAAACCGCAAGGGCGTCCGCCGCGATCGACTGGAGCGCTCGGCAAGGGTATTGACGCGGGACGAGCCCTTCCGCTCGCTGGGGGCCGAAGATCGCGCCAGGATCATTCATGAACAGACGCTGATCGCAACCTACGAAACCGACCTTGCGATCGCGACCCTGCCGGACTTGCTGACCGGCAGGGACCAACGGGCAATGGCGTTAAAGGTTGTGCGCTATGTCCTGGGATCGACCGCCGAAATGTCTTCCGAGACGGCGCAACTGTTG